A window of Flavobacterium flavigenum contains these coding sequences:
- a CDS encoding LysR family transcriptional regulator yields the protein MEIRHLKLIKAIVEEGSITKAIDKLHLTQSALSHQLKEAEYQLGTAIFLRTNKKLVLTKAGEKIYDLANEILNKLTETENQIKQMVYGEHGEIRISTECFSSYHWLPSVLKQFHLLYPNVELKIVIEATHIPLQKLLDNTIDIAIISDPIKDSNIKYTELFQDEVMMVVSENHTWADKKYVVAEDFINEHLIIHSLPMETVTIHQFLLAPAKVTPKKITPMPLTEASLEMVKADMGVMSMAKWAVQPHLKSSPIKAIKVGKNGLKRKHFIATRANEHYPDYFNHFISFLQTEINLQWNIQ from the coding sequence ATCGACAAACTTCATTTGACACAATCGGCATTGAGTCATCAGCTGAAGGAAGCAGAATATCAATTGGGAACTGCCATTTTTCTTCGAACCAATAAAAAACTGGTTTTGACCAAAGCCGGCGAAAAAATCTACGATCTCGCCAACGAAATCCTGAACAAACTCACAGAAACCGAAAACCAAATCAAACAGATGGTTTATGGTGAACATGGCGAAATCAGGATCAGTACAGAGTGCTTTTCAAGTTATCACTGGCTTCCATCGGTTTTGAAGCAGTTTCATCTTTTGTATCCGAATGTGGAGCTGAAAATAGTGATTGAAGCAACTCATATTCCGTTGCAGAAACTTTTGGACAACACCATTGATATCGCCATTATAAGTGATCCGATTAAAGACAGCAATATAAAATACACCGAACTTTTTCAGGATGAAGTGATGATGGTCGTTTCTGAAAATCATACCTGGGCAGATAAAAAGTACGTTGTTGCAGAAGATTTCATCAATGAACATCTGATTATTCATTCGCTGCCGATGGAAACCGTTACCATTCATCAGTTTCTTTTGGCTCCAGCCAAAGTGACTCCGAAGAAAATAACCCCAATGCCTTTAACAGAAGCGTCTTTGGAAATGGTAAAAGCCGATATGGGGGTGATGTCAATGGCAAAATGGGCCGTTCAGCCTCACTTGAAATCCAGTCCGATCAAAGCAATTAAAGTTGGGAAAAATGGCTTAAAGAGAAAACACTTTATCGCCACAAGAGCGAATGAACATTATCCGGACTATTTCAATCATTTTATCAGCTTTCTACAAACCGAAATCAACCTCCAATGGAATATTCAATAA
- a CDS encoding GNAT family N-acetyltransferase: MEYSIRNCEINDLPKLVVLCQKHAEFEKADYDPEGKEEGLKKELFNENPKLFCLVVAAKQTIVGYVSYTFDFSTWDASTFLYMDCLFLEEEVRSFGIGEILIEQLKEIAIKNKCVNIQWQTPEFNTRAIKFYNRMGAKGKDKVRFTLTL, from the coding sequence ATGGAATATTCAATAAGAAACTGTGAAATAAACGATCTGCCAAAATTAGTTGTTCTCTGTCAAAAACATGCAGAATTCGAGAAAGCCGATTATGATCCTGAAGGAAAAGAAGAAGGCTTGAAAAAAGAACTTTTTAATGAAAATCCTAAATTGTTTTGCTTAGTTGTTGCTGCAAAACAAACAATCGTTGGTTATGTATCCTATACTTTTGATTTTTCAACCTGGGATGCTTCGACATTTCTGTACATGGATTGCCTGTTTCTCGAAGAAGAAGTCCGAAGTTTCGGAATTGGCGAAATTTTAATCGAACAATTAAAAGAAATCGCAATCAAAAATAAATGTGTAAATATTCAGTGGCAAACACCGGAATTCAACACAAGAGCCATTAAATTTTACAATCGAATGGGCGCAAAAGGAAAAGATAAAGTGAGATTTACTTTAACTTTGTGA
- a CDS encoding NAD-dependent epimerase/dehydratase family protein codes for MTKISILGCGWLGLPLAKRLIEKGNSVNGSTTSENKLPILKDAGINPFLVTLESESVSENINAFLAESEVLIIDIPPKLRAVNPDSEKKVFVEKIKNLIPFVEKSSVKKVLFISSTSVYGDENDLITEETTPNPETESGKQLLLAEEMLQKNQNFKTTILRFGGLIGKDRHPVTSLSGKENLANADAPVNLIHQNDCINIIEEIINQSKWNEVFNASAPFHPTRKDYYTEKAKEQNLILPNFSAEKSNSRKVISSKKIETVLDYQFKLENY; via the coding sequence ATGACAAAAATAAGCATATTAGGCTGTGGATGGCTCGGACTTCCTCTGGCAAAAAGACTAATCGAAAAAGGAAATTCAGTAAACGGATCCACAACTTCAGAAAACAAACTTCCGATTTTAAAGGATGCGGGAATAAATCCGTTTTTAGTTACGCTTGAAAGCGAAAGTGTTTCTGAAAACATCAATGCTTTTTTAGCGGAAAGCGAAGTCCTGATTATTGATATTCCACCAAAACTGAGAGCGGTCAATCCGGATTCTGAAAAGAAAGTTTTTGTCGAAAAAATCAAAAACCTGATTCCGTTTGTAGAGAAATCATCAGTCAAAAAAGTGCTTTTTATAAGTTCAACTTCGGTTTATGGAGATGAAAATGATTTGATAACAGAAGAAACAACTCCAAATCCCGAAACTGAAAGTGGCAAACAATTGCTTTTGGCAGAGGAAATGCTGCAGAAAAATCAAAATTTTAAAACCACTATTCTGCGTTTTGGCGGATTAATTGGTAAAGATCGTCATCCTGTTACTTCGTTATCAGGAAAAGAAAACTTAGCAAATGCAGATGCTCCCGTAAACCTGATTCATCAAAACGATTGCATCAACATCATCGAAGAAATTATAAACCAATCAAAATGGAATGAAGTCTTTAATGCATCAGCACCTTTTCATCCAACCAGAAAGGATTATTACACAGAAAAAGCAAAAGAACAAAACCTAATTTTGCCAAATTTCAGCGCTGAAAAATCGAATAGTAGAAAGGTTATTTCAAGCAAGAAAATTGAAACCGTTTTGGATTATCAATTTAAACTGGAAAATTATTGA
- a CDS encoding methylated-DNA--[protein]-cysteine S-methyltransferase has translation METVYINSPLGITKIIGDTNGISVISVSDVGTNEISETIPEVLKDAVSQLDEYFKGKRTDFNLKLNPKGTEFQQKVWKALLEIPYGKTVSYMDQTKKLGDIKAIRAVASANGKNPLWIVVPCHRVIGTNGSLTGYAGEIWRKKWLLEHESPTAQQSLF, from the coding sequence ATGGAAACAGTTTATATCAATTCGCCTCTCGGTATCACCAAAATTATTGGTGATACAAATGGTATTTCAGTAATTTCTGTTTCTGATGTTGGTACAAATGAAATCTCAGAGACAATTCCCGAAGTTTTAAAAGATGCTGTTTCACAGTTAGACGAATATTTCAAAGGAAAAAGAACTGATTTCAATTTAAAACTAAACCCAAAAGGAACCGAATTTCAACAGAAAGTCTGGAAAGCTTTACTCGAGATTCCATACGGAAAAACAGTAAGCTACATGGATCAGACTAAAAAACTCGGAGATATAAAAGCGATTCGGGCTGTAGCATCTGCAAATGGCAAAAATCCGCTTTGGATTGTCGTTCCATGTCATCGGGTTATTGGCACTAACGGCTCCCTTACGGGTTACGCCGGAGAAATATGGCGCAAAAAATGGCTTTTGGAACATGAAAGCCCGACTGCACAGCAAAGTTTGTTTTAG
- a CDS encoding 3'-5' exonuclease, with translation MIEKINLNNILFLDIETVPEEENFNSLDPEMQSLWDLKTQYQRKEEFTPEEFYDRAGIWAEFGKIICISVGYFTIKGDIRNFRVTSFFGEEKKILKDFNNLLNNHFNQPQHLLCGHNAKEFDIPFLARRMIINQIAIPDKLNLFGKKPWEIPHLDTLELWKFGDYKHFTSLKLLTKILGVPSPKGDIDGSQVAHVYYVEKDIDRIVTYCEKDTIAVAQIFLRLRREDLLIEEEIIHV, from the coding sequence ATGATTGAAAAAATAAACCTCAACAACATTTTATTTCTTGATATAGAAACTGTTCCTGAAGAAGAAAACTTCAATTCGCTCGATCCGGAAATGCAGTCCCTTTGGGATTTAAAAACGCAATACCAACGAAAAGAAGAATTTACCCCTGAAGAATTTTACGATCGTGCCGGAATCTGGGCAGAGTTTGGAAAGATTATTTGTATTTCGGTTGGATATTTTACAATCAAAGGAGATATTCGGAATTTCAGGGTAACTTCTTTTTTTGGAGAAGAAAAAAAAATCCTGAAAGACTTTAATAATCTGCTGAACAATCATTTCAATCAGCCACAGCATCTTTTATGCGGACACAATGCTAAAGAATTTGATATACCATTTCTCGCACGCCGAATGATTATCAACCAGATTGCAATTCCGGACAAACTGAATTTATTCGGTAAAAAACCATGGGAAATTCCGCATCTGGATACTTTAGAATTATGGAAGTTTGGTGATTACAAACACTTTACTTCTTTAAAATTACTAACCAAAATTCTTGGTGTTCCTTCTCCAAAAGGCGATATCGACGGAAGTCAGGTAGCACATGTCTATTATGTAGAAAAAGACATTGACCGGATTGTAACCTATTGTGAAAAAGATACGATTGCTGTCGCACAGATTTTCCTTCGTTTACGGCGTGAAGATTTATTGATTGAGGAAGAAATTATTCATGTATAG